The following are from one region of the Dermacentor albipictus isolate Rhodes 1998 colony chromosome 5, USDA_Dalb.pri_finalv2, whole genome shotgun sequence genome:
- the Sesn gene encoding sestrin homolog isoform X4 translates to MGYHSAYQGPFLKTQNFILKSDGPLPYDQRHYIAIMAAARHNCSYLVNMQREAFLSPDVAGDKSWLQGLHCIPKKLRDLDEINKILAHRPWLITKEHIEKLTKGKNNWSLSEVVQAIVILAHFHALSSFVFGCGINADMEEETNGTVVYSANGDSGVPIIKNGQTTVETIMQKMKNISEQRSNEPTLEERARCFHTECNGGELPAARRSVPRNDLSHFVTDADFGYQDFARREVSEIPTFRIQDYSWEDHGYSLVNRLYNDVGELLNEKFKVAYNLTYYTMGSRTNVDTSMFRRAVWNYIQCIYGIRHDDYDYREVNELLDRDLKEYIKAVCCYPDRMTKEDYDNVMREFKYSEKVHVTIMILEARMQAELLYALRALMRYMT, encoded by the exons ATGGGCTACCACTCGGCCTACCAGGGTCCATTTCTCAAGACACAAAACTTCATCCTGAAGAGCGATGGGCCACTCCCATACGACCAAAGACATTACATCGCAATCATG GCAGCAGCAAGGcacaactgcagctacctggtgaACATGCAGCGGGAAGCATTCCTGTCCCCAGACGTTGCAGGGGACAAATCGTGGCTCCAGGGCTTGCATTGCATTCCGAAGAAGTTGAGGGACCTAGATGAGATCAACAAGATTCTTGCTCACCGCCCTTGGTTGATAACAAAGGAGCACATAGAG AAATTAACCAAAGGAAAGAACAACTGGTCCTTATCGGAGGTAGTGCAAGCCATCGTGATCCTTGCCCACTTCCATGCGCTGTCCAGTTTCGTGTTTGGTTGTGGCATCAACGCTGACATGGAGGAGGAAACAAATGGAACAGTTGTCTACAGTGCCAATGGCGACTCGGGGGTGCCAATTATAAAG AATGGGCAGACCACTGTAGAAACCATCATGCAGAAGATGAAGAACATCTCTGAACAACGCTCCAACGAGCCAACGTTAGAGGAGCGGGCGCGCTGCTTCCACACGGAATGCAACGGAGGCGAACTCCCAGCAGCTCGGCGCAGTGTCCCCAGGAACGACTTGTCACACTTCGTGACGGACGCCGACTTTGGCTACCAGGACTTCGCCCGACGGGAGGTCTCTGAAATCCCAACATTCCGGATACAGGACTACTCCTGGGAGGATCATGGCTACTCCTTGGTCAACCGGCTATACAACGACGTGGGAGAGCTCCTCAACGAGAAGTTCAAAGTGGCCTACAACCTCACATACTACAC AATGGGGAGCAGAACAAATGTGGACACATCCATGTTCCGAAGGGCAGTCTGGAACTACATTCAGTGCATCTACGGCATCAGGCACGATGACTATGATTACCGGGAGGTTAATGAGCTCTTGGACCGGGACCTGAAAGAGTACATCAAGGCTGTGTGCTGCTACCCAGATCGCATGACCAAAGAGGACTATGACAATGTCATGAGAGAGTTCAAGTACTCTGAGAAG GTGCACGTAACAATCATGATTCTGGAGGCACGCATGCAAGCCGAACTTCTCTATGCACTGCGGGCACTCATGAGGTACATGACGTGA
- the LOC135908381 gene encoding uncharacterized protein isoform X1, whose amino-acid sequence MATGTLSELQTTTRMQGETTPAENMDATNVDRTEDGITGSARHNAGERQRTDDDWQTVLTLRQKKQQARERKRQTDSTGSTNPAKLKKRRRGIPKLPPLPKDDFKIVIRPHQGLPLKTISTPALAEAIVMACDYQIRGEQFLLRIKPGSNIAILSTSSQEVAEQARRVHSLTINGRSHDVNVYAATGEEAIRGVIHGLPPRTPPETIIANIRIRTQGVELIQARMIGETKSAALTFCGPSLPRVVYYNGGELLCHPYRATVQVCKTCHGKGHRTDVCPQPDLRVCRNCGLRNPVDGHPCEPKCASCEGAHVTGDRSCQRRLKQPKKPQVRKSTDKCNEGQKTPRWFASEDEESDYINGHRSDQRDRQGRTRSPSPHRLNARSRSASPHRSRSRSRARERVQGGEARQTRRSSREAPKAAGVLSNPQDFQGHVLNDPTKDLAEDIANHIASRPGGVSLRLPELLWLRRAACCSLALFPSPVPSQDLTRDENGWNQLSTLGTIPPIWWSR is encoded by the exons ATGGCTACGGGAACGCTTAGCGAACTTCAGACGACGACGAGAATGCAAGGTGAGACAACACCAGCAGAAAACATGGATGCCACAAATGTAGACAGAACAGAAGACGGCATAACAGGCTCCGCTCGCCACAACGCCGGGGAACGCCAGCGGACGGACGACGACTGGCAGACAGTCCTGACACTACGGCAAAAGAAGCAGCAGGCTCGAGAGCGCAAGCGACAAACGGACTCAACGGGCAGCACTAACCCGGCGAAACTAAAGAAACGACGAAGAGGCATACCCAAACTTCCTCCTCTTCCTAAGGATGACTTCAAGATAGTTATCCGACCACACCAGGGACTGCCTTTGAAGACTATCAGCACGCCGGCCCTCGCCGAAGCGATCGTCATGGCCTGCGACTACCAAATAAGAGGTGAGCAATTTTTGCTCCGTATAAAGCCCGGCTCCAATATCGCCATACTTTCGACATCGAGTCAGGAGGTCGCGGAGCAGGCACGCCGAGTCCACTCCCTCACTATCAACGGACGTTCGCATGACGTTAACGTATACGCTGCCACCGGAGAGGAAGCTATCCGAGGAGTTATACACGGACTTCCACCCCGAACGCCACCGGAGACCATCATAGCAAACATACGTATACGGACTCAAGGCGTCGAACTTATCCAAGCAAGAATGATCGGAGAAACAAAGAGTGCCGCCCTTACTTTCTGCGGCCCGTCACTACCTCGGGTGGTGTACTACAACGGAGGCGAACTCCTGTGTCATCCTTACCGTGCTACTGTTCAGGTGTGCAAAACATGCCATGGAAAAGGGCATCGGACAGACGTCTGTCCACAGCCGGACCTGCGAGTGTGCCGAAATTGTGGACTCAGAAACCCAGTGGACGGACACCCGTGTGAGCCAAAGTGTGCCTCGTGTGAGGGTGCCCACGTCACCGGGGACCGCAGCTGccaacgacgcctcaagcaaccGAAAAAACCTCAAGTCAGAAAGAGCACTGACAAGTGCAATGAAGGGCAGAAAACACCTCGCTGGTTCGCCTCAGAGGATGAGGAATCGGACTACATAAACGGCCATAGGAGCGACCAACGCGACCGACAGGGAAGGACGAGATCGCCATCTCCACACCGACTGAACGCTCGGTCCCGATCAGCGTCACCTCACCGGAGCAGATCCCGCTCTCGAGCACGAGAGCGCGTCCAGGGAGGAGAAGCAAGACAGACGCGACGATCATCCAGAGAAGCACCGAAGGCGGCCGGCGTTCTGTCAAATCcacag GATTTCCAAGGGCACGTGCTGAATGACCCTACGAAAGACTTGGCAGAGGATATCGCGAA ccacatcgccagtcgtCCCGGAGGCGTGAGCTtgagattgcctgagctgctctggcTGAGAcgcgctgcctgctgctctcttgcaCT GTTTCCATCCCCTGTCCCATCCCAAGACCTTACACGAGACGAAAACGGCTGGAACCAGCTCAGCACGCTAGGTACTATTCCACCTATTTGGTGGTCCCGTTAA
- the Sesn gene encoding sestrin homolog isoform X1 translates to MSTAAMCEPASASPAVDVCAASTSPSPSTTSHGTQVLFIDALCQSSHLDLLMGYHSAYQGPFLKTQNFILKSDGPLPYDQRHYIAIMAAARHNCSYLVNMQREAFLSPDVAGDKSWLQGLHCIPKKLRDLDEINKILAHRPWLITKEHIEKLTKGKNNWSLSEVVQAIVILAHFHALSSFVFGCGINADMEEETNGTVVYSANGDSGVPIIKNGQTTVETIMQKMKNISEQRSNEPTLEERARCFHTECNGGELPAARRSVPRNDLSHFVTDADFGYQDFARREVSEIPTFRIQDYSWEDHGYSLVNRLYNDVGELLNEKFKVAYNLTYYTMGSRTNVDTSMFRRAVWNYIQCIYGIRHDDYDYREVNELLDRDLKEYIKAVCCYPDRMTKEDYDNVMREFKYSEKVHVTIMILEARMQAELLYALRALMRYMT, encoded by the exons actCAAGTGCTGTTTATCGATGCGCTTTGCCAAAGCAGCCACCTGGACCTACTCATGGGCTACCACTCGGCCTACCAGGGTCCATTTCTCAAGACACAAAACTTCATCCTGAAGAGCGATGGGCCACTCCCATACGACCAAAGACATTACATCGCAATCATG GCAGCAGCAAGGcacaactgcagctacctggtgaACATGCAGCGGGAAGCATTCCTGTCCCCAGACGTTGCAGGGGACAAATCGTGGCTCCAGGGCTTGCATTGCATTCCGAAGAAGTTGAGGGACCTAGATGAGATCAACAAGATTCTTGCTCACCGCCCTTGGTTGATAACAAAGGAGCACATAGAG AAATTAACCAAAGGAAAGAACAACTGGTCCTTATCGGAGGTAGTGCAAGCCATCGTGATCCTTGCCCACTTCCATGCGCTGTCCAGTTTCGTGTTTGGTTGTGGCATCAACGCTGACATGGAGGAGGAAACAAATGGAACAGTTGTCTACAGTGCCAATGGCGACTCGGGGGTGCCAATTATAAAG AATGGGCAGACCACTGTAGAAACCATCATGCAGAAGATGAAGAACATCTCTGAACAACGCTCCAACGAGCCAACGTTAGAGGAGCGGGCGCGCTGCTTCCACACGGAATGCAACGGAGGCGAACTCCCAGCAGCTCGGCGCAGTGTCCCCAGGAACGACTTGTCACACTTCGTGACGGACGCCGACTTTGGCTACCAGGACTTCGCCCGACGGGAGGTCTCTGAAATCCCAACATTCCGGATACAGGACTACTCCTGGGAGGATCATGGCTACTCCTTGGTCAACCGGCTATACAACGACGTGGGAGAGCTCCTCAACGAGAAGTTCAAAGTGGCCTACAACCTCACATACTACAC AATGGGGAGCAGAACAAATGTGGACACATCCATGTTCCGAAGGGCAGTCTGGAACTACATTCAGTGCATCTACGGCATCAGGCACGATGACTATGATTACCGGGAGGTTAATGAGCTCTTGGACCGGGACCTGAAAGAGTACATCAAGGCTGTGTGCTGCTACCCAGATCGCATGACCAAAGAGGACTATGACAATGTCATGAGAGAGTTCAAGTACTCTGAGAAG GTGCACGTAACAATCATGATTCTGGAGGCACGCATGCAAGCCGAACTTCTCTATGCACTGCGGGCACTCATGAGGTACATGACGTGA
- the Sesn gene encoding sestrin homolog isoform X2, giving the protein MILPCRNNSPLHDNSNHTMGQMGIRNTQVLFIDALCQSSHLDLLMGYHSAYQGPFLKTQNFILKSDGPLPYDQRHYIAIMAAARHNCSYLVNMQREAFLSPDVAGDKSWLQGLHCIPKKLRDLDEINKILAHRPWLITKEHIEKLTKGKNNWSLSEVVQAIVILAHFHALSSFVFGCGINADMEEETNGTVVYSANGDSGVPIIKNGQTTVETIMQKMKNISEQRSNEPTLEERARCFHTECNGGELPAARRSVPRNDLSHFVTDADFGYQDFARREVSEIPTFRIQDYSWEDHGYSLVNRLYNDVGELLNEKFKVAYNLTYYTMGSRTNVDTSMFRRAVWNYIQCIYGIRHDDYDYREVNELLDRDLKEYIKAVCCYPDRMTKEDYDNVMREFKYSEKVHVTIMILEARMQAELLYALRALMRYMT; this is encoded by the exons actCAAGTGCTGTTTATCGATGCGCTTTGCCAAAGCAGCCACCTGGACCTACTCATGGGCTACCACTCGGCCTACCAGGGTCCATTTCTCAAGACACAAAACTTCATCCTGAAGAGCGATGGGCCACTCCCATACGACCAAAGACATTACATCGCAATCATG GCAGCAGCAAGGcacaactgcagctacctggtgaACATGCAGCGGGAAGCATTCCTGTCCCCAGACGTTGCAGGGGACAAATCGTGGCTCCAGGGCTTGCATTGCATTCCGAAGAAGTTGAGGGACCTAGATGAGATCAACAAGATTCTTGCTCACCGCCCTTGGTTGATAACAAAGGAGCACATAGAG AAATTAACCAAAGGAAAGAACAACTGGTCCTTATCGGAGGTAGTGCAAGCCATCGTGATCCTTGCCCACTTCCATGCGCTGTCCAGTTTCGTGTTTGGTTGTGGCATCAACGCTGACATGGAGGAGGAAACAAATGGAACAGTTGTCTACAGTGCCAATGGCGACTCGGGGGTGCCAATTATAAAG AATGGGCAGACCACTGTAGAAACCATCATGCAGAAGATGAAGAACATCTCTGAACAACGCTCCAACGAGCCAACGTTAGAGGAGCGGGCGCGCTGCTTCCACACGGAATGCAACGGAGGCGAACTCCCAGCAGCTCGGCGCAGTGTCCCCAGGAACGACTTGTCACACTTCGTGACGGACGCCGACTTTGGCTACCAGGACTTCGCCCGACGGGAGGTCTCTGAAATCCCAACATTCCGGATACAGGACTACTCCTGGGAGGATCATGGCTACTCCTTGGTCAACCGGCTATACAACGACGTGGGAGAGCTCCTCAACGAGAAGTTCAAAGTGGCCTACAACCTCACATACTACAC AATGGGGAGCAGAACAAATGTGGACACATCCATGTTCCGAAGGGCAGTCTGGAACTACATTCAGTGCATCTACGGCATCAGGCACGATGACTATGATTACCGGGAGGTTAATGAGCTCTTGGACCGGGACCTGAAAGAGTACATCAAGGCTGTGTGCTGCTACCCAGATCGCATGACCAAAGAGGACTATGACAATGTCATGAGAGAGTTCAAGTACTCTGAGAAG GTGCACGTAACAATCATGATTCTGGAGGCACGCATGCAAGCCGAACTTCTCTATGCACTGCGGGCACTCATGAGGTACATGACGTGA
- the Sesn gene encoding sestrin homolog isoform X3 translates to MSSPDSFLWPWQRRGKTQVLFIDALCQSSHLDLLMGYHSAYQGPFLKTQNFILKSDGPLPYDQRHYIAIMAAARHNCSYLVNMQREAFLSPDVAGDKSWLQGLHCIPKKLRDLDEINKILAHRPWLITKEHIEKLTKGKNNWSLSEVVQAIVILAHFHALSSFVFGCGINADMEEETNGTVVYSANGDSGVPIIKNGQTTVETIMQKMKNISEQRSNEPTLEERARCFHTECNGGELPAARRSVPRNDLSHFVTDADFGYQDFARREVSEIPTFRIQDYSWEDHGYSLVNRLYNDVGELLNEKFKVAYNLTYYTMGSRTNVDTSMFRRAVWNYIQCIYGIRHDDYDYREVNELLDRDLKEYIKAVCCYPDRMTKEDYDNVMREFKYSEKVHVTIMILEARMQAELLYALRALMRYMT, encoded by the exons actCAAGTGCTGTTTATCGATGCGCTTTGCCAAAGCAGCCACCTGGACCTACTCATGGGCTACCACTCGGCCTACCAGGGTCCATTTCTCAAGACACAAAACTTCATCCTGAAGAGCGATGGGCCACTCCCATACGACCAAAGACATTACATCGCAATCATG GCAGCAGCAAGGcacaactgcagctacctggtgaACATGCAGCGGGAAGCATTCCTGTCCCCAGACGTTGCAGGGGACAAATCGTGGCTCCAGGGCTTGCATTGCATTCCGAAGAAGTTGAGGGACCTAGATGAGATCAACAAGATTCTTGCTCACCGCCCTTGGTTGATAACAAAGGAGCACATAGAG AAATTAACCAAAGGAAAGAACAACTGGTCCTTATCGGAGGTAGTGCAAGCCATCGTGATCCTTGCCCACTTCCATGCGCTGTCCAGTTTCGTGTTTGGTTGTGGCATCAACGCTGACATGGAGGAGGAAACAAATGGAACAGTTGTCTACAGTGCCAATGGCGACTCGGGGGTGCCAATTATAAAG AATGGGCAGACCACTGTAGAAACCATCATGCAGAAGATGAAGAACATCTCTGAACAACGCTCCAACGAGCCAACGTTAGAGGAGCGGGCGCGCTGCTTCCACACGGAATGCAACGGAGGCGAACTCCCAGCAGCTCGGCGCAGTGTCCCCAGGAACGACTTGTCACACTTCGTGACGGACGCCGACTTTGGCTACCAGGACTTCGCCCGACGGGAGGTCTCTGAAATCCCAACATTCCGGATACAGGACTACTCCTGGGAGGATCATGGCTACTCCTTGGTCAACCGGCTATACAACGACGTGGGAGAGCTCCTCAACGAGAAGTTCAAAGTGGCCTACAACCTCACATACTACAC AATGGGGAGCAGAACAAATGTGGACACATCCATGTTCCGAAGGGCAGTCTGGAACTACATTCAGTGCATCTACGGCATCAGGCACGATGACTATGATTACCGGGAGGTTAATGAGCTCTTGGACCGGGACCTGAAAGAGTACATCAAGGCTGTGTGCTGCTACCCAGATCGCATGACCAAAGAGGACTATGACAATGTCATGAGAGAGTTCAAGTACTCTGAGAAG GTGCACGTAACAATCATGATTCTGGAGGCACGCATGCAAGCCGAACTTCTCTATGCACTGCGGGCACTCATGAGGTACATGACGTGA
- the LOC135908381 gene encoding uncharacterized protein isoform X2 has protein sequence MATGTLSELQTTTRMQGETTPAENMDATNVDRTEDGITGSARHNAGERQRTDDDWQTVLTLRQKKQQARERKRQTDSTGSTNPAKLKKRRRGIPKLPPLPKDDFKIVIRPHQGLPLKTISTPALAEAIVMACDYQIRGEQFLLRIKPGSNIAILSTSSQEVAEQARRVHSLTINGRSHDVNVYAATGEEAIRGVIHGLPPRTPPETIIANIRIRTQGVELIQARMIGETKSAALTFCGPSLPRVVYYNGGELLCHPYRATVQVCKTCHGKGHRTDVCPQPDLRVCRNCGLRNPVDGHPCEPKCASCEGAHVTGDRSCQRRLKQPKKPQVRKSTDKCNEGQKTPRWFASEDEESDYINGHRSDQRDRQGRTRSPSPHRLNARSRSASPHRSRSRSRARERVQGGEARQTRRSSREAPKAAGVLSNPQDFQGHVLNDPTKDLAEDIANHIASRPGGVSLRLPELLWLRRAACCSLALHFPPIFLLEIFLWSPTWTAHVEMRRTTN, from the exons ATGGCTACGGGAACGCTTAGCGAACTTCAGACGACGACGAGAATGCAAGGTGAGACAACACCAGCAGAAAACATGGATGCCACAAATGTAGACAGAACAGAAGACGGCATAACAGGCTCCGCTCGCCACAACGCCGGGGAACGCCAGCGGACGGACGACGACTGGCAGACAGTCCTGACACTACGGCAAAAGAAGCAGCAGGCTCGAGAGCGCAAGCGACAAACGGACTCAACGGGCAGCACTAACCCGGCGAAACTAAAGAAACGACGAAGAGGCATACCCAAACTTCCTCCTCTTCCTAAGGATGACTTCAAGATAGTTATCCGACCACACCAGGGACTGCCTTTGAAGACTATCAGCACGCCGGCCCTCGCCGAAGCGATCGTCATGGCCTGCGACTACCAAATAAGAGGTGAGCAATTTTTGCTCCGTATAAAGCCCGGCTCCAATATCGCCATACTTTCGACATCGAGTCAGGAGGTCGCGGAGCAGGCACGCCGAGTCCACTCCCTCACTATCAACGGACGTTCGCATGACGTTAACGTATACGCTGCCACCGGAGAGGAAGCTATCCGAGGAGTTATACACGGACTTCCACCCCGAACGCCACCGGAGACCATCATAGCAAACATACGTATACGGACTCAAGGCGTCGAACTTATCCAAGCAAGAATGATCGGAGAAACAAAGAGTGCCGCCCTTACTTTCTGCGGCCCGTCACTACCTCGGGTGGTGTACTACAACGGAGGCGAACTCCTGTGTCATCCTTACCGTGCTACTGTTCAGGTGTGCAAAACATGCCATGGAAAAGGGCATCGGACAGACGTCTGTCCACAGCCGGACCTGCGAGTGTGCCGAAATTGTGGACTCAGAAACCCAGTGGACGGACACCCGTGTGAGCCAAAGTGTGCCTCGTGTGAGGGTGCCCACGTCACCGGGGACCGCAGCTGccaacgacgcctcaagcaaccGAAAAAACCTCAAGTCAGAAAGAGCACTGACAAGTGCAATGAAGGGCAGAAAACACCTCGCTGGTTCGCCTCAGAGGATGAGGAATCGGACTACATAAACGGCCATAGGAGCGACCAACGCGACCGACAGGGAAGGACGAGATCGCCATCTCCACACCGACTGAACGCTCGGTCCCGATCAGCGTCACCTCACCGGAGCAGATCCCGCTCTCGAGCACGAGAGCGCGTCCAGGGAGGAGAAGCAAGACAGACGCGACGATCATCCAGAGAAGCACCGAAGGCGGCCGGCGTTCTGTCAAATCcacag GATTTCCAAGGGCACGTGCTGAATGACCCTACGAAAGACTTGGCAGAGGATATCGCGAA ccacatcgccagtcgtCCCGGAGGCGTGAGCTtgagattgcctgagctgctctggcTGAGAcgcgctgcctgctgctctcttgcaCT GCATTTCCCTCCGATATTTTTGCTAGAAATATTTCTCTGGTCTCCAACTTGGACAGCACACGTGGAGATGCGACGTACGACGAATTAG